CTGTGATTAAACGTGCCTTGCCTAGCCGGCATAAACGTATGATCGGCGCATGGTGCTTTCTGGATCATGCCGGGCCTGCCAGCTTTCCTCAGGGGAGTGGTCTGGATGTGGGACCGCATCCGCATATCGGTCTGCAAACCTTTACCTGGATGATCGAAGGTACCATGATGCATAATGACAGCATCGGTAGCCAGCAGCTCATCCGGCCTAAACAGGTGAATCTGATGACTTCCGGCTATGGGATTTCTCATACCGAAGTATCTCCCGATACTGAAACCCAGATGCATGCCGCCCAGCTCTGGATTGCCTTGCCGGATGACAAGCTCAATATGGCGCCTGCGTTTGACCATTATCCGGAACTGCCTGTGGTACAAGCACAGGGGATTGAGTTTACCGTGCTGGTTGGAGAATATTTAAATACCAGATCGCCGGTTAAAGTACATAGTGAATTGCTGGGGGTAGATCTGTTTGCTCAAGAAAGTACCTCCGCCCGCCTTAGCTTAAATCCTAAATTTGAATATGGCTTTATGGCCTTAGAAGGCAGCGCCAGCATTAATGGACATGAGCTGACAGAAGACAATATGGTAATTCTGGAGCCAGGACTGGAACATGTGGATATTCAGATTCATACAGGTGGCCGGGTTCTATTATTAGGTGGAGAACCTTTTGAAAGCCCGATTTTACTGTGGTGGAATTTTGTTGGCCGCACCACTGAAGAATTAAAAATGGCACGGGATCAGTGGAGTGAAGGGCATTCCCGTTTTGGCGCTATTCCCGATTATGACGGACCCCGCCTGGAAGCGCCGGCTTTTCCAGACCGGATGCGTCCTTCCAGATAAATCAGTAAGACTGCAAGTCTACTTGGAGCATTTTTGAATTAAACTCCATGAATGAAGCGGAAAAATAGAAAAGCTGTCACCACAGTCATCAAAAACTGAGTTACAGGACGCAGCTTTTGCTATGCTCGAAAAGCAAGAACAATAAAATTATGAGTCTCATATGCGTGTTTTACATCATCTCGAACAATCGCGATCATTTCGTATCCTGTGGGCCATGGAAGAATTAGGGCTGGATTATGAGGTTAAATACTATAAGCGTCAGCCCAATCTTGCTGCGCCACCGGCCTTAAAACAGATCCATCCATTGGGCAAGGCGCCGATTCTGGTCGATCAGGCTCAGGTACTGGCGGAATCTGCAGCGATCCTGGAATATTTACAGGAAACTTATGACCAACAGCAGCAGTTTCGTCCAGAAGATCCTGCCGACAAGGCCCAGTACCGTTACTGGATGCATTATGCGGAAGGTTCATTAATGCCGCTGCTGGTGATGCAACTGGTGATGACCACTGTGCCTAAACATACTCCTTTGCTGATTCGGCCTGTAGCCAAAAAAATCTGCGATGGAGTGAAGAAACAGTTTGTACAGAGCCGCTTAAAAGATCATATCCAGTTTCTGGAAAGTTATTTGAGCGAGCATGATTATTTTGCTGGGCACTTCAGTTTTGCCGATATTCAGATGAGTTTTCCTTTGGAGGCGATGCAGAGCCGGACAAGCCAAAGTTATCCGGCCATTCAAGCCTATCTTAAACGGGTGGCACAACGTGCAGCCTATGCGCGTGCACTGAGCAGAGAAAAACAGATCAGCTCTTAAATGCTTAAAAAAGGTGCAATATGCACCTTTTTCCTTGGCTGTACGGATTATTCTGGAAAGCTCAGACGTTCTTTAGGGAAAACCACTTTAAAGGTTGAGCCTTCATTTTCTTTAGACTCCACTTCCAGATGGGCTTGATGCTGCATCAGCACATGTTTGACAATGGCCAGACCTAAACCGGTGCCACCTGTGCGCCGGCTGCGGTCTGAATCGATCCGGTAAAAACGCTCGGTCAGGCGTGGCAAATGTTTCGGATCAATCCCGATCCCATTGTCTTCTACAATAAAGTAGGCCGACTCGCCATCATCATGCCAGCCCATGG
The nucleotide sequence above comes from Acinetobacter sp. 10FS3-1. Encoded proteins:
- a CDS encoding glutathione S-transferase family protein, whose translation is MRVLHHLEQSRSFRILWAMEELGLDYEVKYYKRQPNLAAPPALKQIHPLGKAPILVDQAQVLAESAAILEYLQETYDQQQQFRPEDPADKAQYRYWMHYAEGSLMPLLVMQLVMTTVPKHTPLLIRPVAKKICDGVKKQFVQSRLKDHIQFLESYLSEHDYFAGHFSFADIQMSFPLEAMQSRTSQSYPAIQAYLKRVAQRAAYARALSREKQISS
- a CDS encoding pirin family protein yields the protein MSYNQETELSYSDDCQKYINQFIQEFPLRRAEIGQGTVIKRALPSRHKRMIGAWCFLDHAGPASFPQGSGLDVGPHPHIGLQTFTWMIEGTMMHNDSIGSQQLIRPKQVNLMTSGYGISHTEVSPDTETQMHAAQLWIALPDDKLNMAPAFDHYPELPVVQAQGIEFTVLVGEYLNTRSPVKVHSELLGVDLFAQESTSARLSLNPKFEYGFMALEGSASINGHELTEDNMVILEPGLEHVDIQIHTGGRVLLLGGEPFESPILLWWNFVGRTTEELKMARDQWSEGHSRFGAIPDYDGPRLEAPAFPDRMRPSR